In Aegilops tauschii subsp. strangulata cultivar AL8/78 chromosome 3, Aet v6.0, whole genome shotgun sequence, one genomic interval encodes:
- the LOC141020819 gene encoding uncharacterized protein, whose translation MANWSSLPSELVRRIADCLLDTNDLDCYVDFRAVCPNWRSATDDPKNSSELRFRPCRWIIVDEVFQSDSRLLVNIATGRAVRKDLPVLRNYHVVATTHGGFFVLADKETYDAVVLNPFTGHMIRFKVFVPSHTDISAAALSGLFTGKLLTRSVVPELRSSPTLILLSDSCYEQYMAVPDSDRLTTDDEDLKLFVLLRLAISGGVCAADGWQSTRALLPVSSVNQIFGLMKQFHIDHYMIFCDRPVTGGFADLPATGQMNHLFLVQSAGEMLAFIKLKQRLKVFRLDTVTHSDELEPVKSIGDRAIFAGYRMCISIPANKFPSVLANCIYYVKSTDSSLDIYQYDLKAEKEERVSQAIGSLNPHTRSFADPPFTIVQLLSSYTTNVRESQLHTTEMLRRLQQPASPISYLGYCSDSDLDIDLKELYY comes from the coding sequence ATGGCGAACTGGTCGTCGCTTCCGTCAGAGCTCGTCCGCCGTATCGCCGATTGCCTCCTGGACACCAACGACCTCGACTGCTACGTGGACTTCCGCGCCGTCTGCCCCAACTGGCGCTCCGCCACCGACGACCCCAAGAATTCCTCTGAGCTCCGCTTCCGTCCATGCCGGTGGATCATCGTGGACGAGGTCTTCCAGAGCGACTCACGCCTCCTGGTGAACATTGCCACTGGCCGTGCCGTCCGCAAGGACCTGCCTGTGCTTCGCAACTACCATGTCGTTGCTACTACCCACGGTGGCTTCTTCGTCCTCGCCGACAAGGAGACATATGACGCGGTGGTTCTCAACCCTTTCACTGGCCACATGATCCGCTTCAAGGTGTTTGTGCCCTCCCACACCGATATTTCAGCTGCCGCTCTCTCCGGTCTTTTCACAGGAAAGCTACTTACGCGCTCTGTTGTTCCTGAGCTCCGTTCTTCGCCCACCCTCATCTTGCTCTCTGACAGCTGTTACGAGCAGTACATGGCTGTTCCCGATAGTGATCGTCTCACTACGGACGACGAAGATTTGAAGTTATTCGTTCTGTTGCGGCTGGCCATCTCCGGCGGCGTCTGCGCTGCCGACGGCTGGCAGAGCACCCGGGCGCTTCTTCCAGTTTCTTCGGTTAACCAGATCTTCGGTTTGATGAAGCAGTTCCACATTGATCACTACATGATTTTCTGTGACAGACCTGTAACTGGAGGGTTTGCCGATCTTCCCGCCACGGGACAAATGAACCACCTTTTCCTGGTGCAATCTGCCGGAGAAATGTTGGCTTTCATCAAGCTGAAGCAACGATTGAAAGTTTTTAGGCTGGACACTGTCACCCACAGCGACGAGCTTGAGCCTGTGAAGAGCATCGGCGACCGTGCCATCTTCGCCGGTTACCGTATGTGCATCTCTATCCCAGCCAACAAGTTCCCCTCAGTACTCGCCAACTGCATCTATTACGTCAAGTCCACAGATTCATCTCTTGACATCTACCAGTATGACCTTAAGGCTGAGAAAGAAGAGAGGGTCTCTCAAGCCATAGGCTCTCTGAATCCCCACACGCGGTCTTTTGCCGACCCTCCATTTACCATCGTTCAGCTCCTCTCCAGCTACACCACCAACGTCCGGGAATCTCAACTTCATACCACCGAAATGCTTAGACGGCTGCAGCAGCCAGCCAGTCCTATTTCGTACCTGGGCTACTGTTCTGATTCAGATCTGGACATTGATCTTAAAGAGTTGTATTACTGA
- the LOC141021093 gene encoding protein FAR1-RELATED SEQUENCE 5-like has product MSRKRTLQTWKKSGIRKHHIMDIMCMQYGGYDEVGCIMRDIYNFCHANKQETISSGDAQTMINHMVARQEQDSDFFFRYLVDEAGHLKGLFWCDSQSRLDYEAFRDVIVFDSTYRTNKYNLPFVPFVGLNHHRSTVIFACGIISHETSQAYEWMLRTFSDAMGQKHPISVITDGDLAMQRAIRVVWPDSNHRLCIWHIQQNIVRHLHDDAVKEEFRSFIYDTSSIEEHERKWLHFLQRNKVTSEDSWLHQMYKMRKLWCAPYLEGRCFLGLSSNQRSESLNSVLHTHLEAKMALFQMLEHYERCLASRRLNEALQDVEALQSVPFTEENASVLEKHAVKVFTPAVFKLVLWSIDAVIKCEIREVLDAAEVTTYVVSKKERMDKKIEVRTETKEGMLRSMSCSCRKLECAGTPCSHIFYILGILQEETLPRCCVTTRWTMSAKCAFAPTRKSEMYAYSAALQRYRKLRNFIHAACFKA; this is encoded by the coding sequence ATGAGCAGAAAGCGGACATTGCAGACATGGAAAAAATCTGGGATCAGAAAACACCATATTATGGATATTATGTGCATGCAATACGGTGGATATGATGAGGTTGGATGCATTATGAGGGACATTTACAATTTCTGCCATGCTAACAAGCAGGAAACAATTTCTTCCGGGGATGCTCAAACGATGATCAATCACATGGTGGCGAGGCAAGAGCAAGATTCAGATTTTTTCTTCAGGTACTTGGTTGATGAAGCTGGCCATCTGAAGGGACTGTTCTGGTGTGATAGTCAATCCCGACTTGACTACGAGGCTTTCAGAGACGTTATTGTTTTTGATAGCACATACAGAACCAATAAGTACAATCTGCCATTTGTGCCGTTTGTCGGGTTGAATCACCACCGCAGCACCGTTATTTTTGCATGTGGTATCATTTCACATGAAACAAGCCAGGCATACGAGTGGATGTTACGGACCTTTTCTGATGCTATGGGACAGAAGCATCCTATATCTGTGATCACGGATGGGGACCTTGCAATGCAGAGAGCAATCAGGGTGGTGTGGCCGGACTCAAACCATAGGCTCTGTATATGGCACATTCAGCAGAACATTGTACGCCATCTGCATGATGACGCGGTAAAGGAGGAGTTCCGATCTTTCATATATGATACATCTTCCATTGAAGAGCATGAGAGAAAATGGTTACACTTCTTACAACGGAATAAAGTAACAAGTGAGGACTCCTGGCTGCATCAGATGTATAAGATGAGAAAACTGTGGTGTGCTCCATATCTTGAGGGTCGTTGTTTCCTAGGATTGAGCAGCAATCAGCGGAGTGAGAGTTTAAACTCGGTGCTACATACGCATCTTGAGGCTAAGATGGCGTTGTTTCAAATGCTAGAGCACTATGAGCGTTGCCTTGCGTCGCGACGCTTGAACGAGGCTCTCCAAGACGTCGAGGCCTTACAGTCCGTTCCGTTCACAGAGGAAAATGCTTCAGTTCTTGAGAAACATGCCGTGAAAGTTTTCACTCCTGCTGTGTTTAAGTTGGTCTTATGGAGCATAGATGCTGTCATAAAATGTGAGATCAGAGAGGTACTTGATGCAGCAGAGGTTACCACATACGTTGTGTCTAAGAAGGAAAGAATGGATAAAAAGATCGAAGTGCGCACGGAGACGAAGGAAGGTATGCTTCGCAGTATGAGTTGTTCTTGCCGCAAATTGGAATGCGCAGGCACACCATGTTCCCACATATTTTACATATTGGGAATTTTACAAGAAGAAACACTGCCCAGGTGTTGTGTTACCACTAGGTGGACAATGAGTGCAAAATGTGCATTCGCACCGACCAGAAAGAGCGAGATGTATGCATACTCTGCAGCCCTACAAAGGTACCGTAAGCTAAGGAATTTTATTCACGCAGCATGTTTCAAGGCATGA